One stretch of Niallia sp. XMNu-256 DNA includes these proteins:
- a CDS encoding MalY/PatB family protein has translation MKYNFDEMVNRRNTYSVKWDGGQYIKAAGITERYDEETLPLFTADMDLPVPQPVIDALHRTVDNRIFGYSVFPDEYYEAIQNWFKRRHNWDIQKEEIIYCPGTVYATDVAIRAFTAPGDGVIIQRPVYPPFTRSIIESGRKVINNPLRYDENGYYSIDFEDFEEKAKDENTKMFILCNPHNPTGRIFKTEELKKISQICADHNVLIVADEIHGDLIRREQTFVPIAKVAEQNDHIITFTAINKTFNLAGLHTTNVVISNPELRKTFSNHIDIKSPTPFAISALIAAYNEGEDWLEQLLDYLDGTMEWVVQFLAEKMPKVKVRIPEGTYVMWMDFSGYGISPKEVHDRIYNRANVLLQDGRMFGDEGRDFQRICIPSPRPMIQEAFERIVREFEDLQ, from the coding sequence ATGAAATACAATTTTGATGAAATGGTGAATCGCAGGAATACCTATTCTGTGAAATGGGATGGTGGACAATACATAAAAGCAGCTGGAATTACGGAACGATATGATGAAGAAACACTTCCTTTATTTACCGCTGATATGGACCTGCCTGTACCTCAACCCGTTATTGATGCCTTACATAGAACCGTTGACAACCGCATTTTTGGCTATTCTGTCTTTCCAGACGAGTATTATGAAGCCATTCAAAATTGGTTTAAGAGAAGACATAATTGGGACATCCAAAAGGAAGAAATTATTTATTGTCCTGGAACCGTTTATGCTACAGATGTTGCGATTAGAGCGTTTACAGCCCCTGGAGACGGTGTAATCATTCAACGTCCCGTCTATCCGCCCTTTACAAGATCGATCATCGAAAGTGGACGGAAGGTAATTAATAATCCTTTACGGTATGATGAAAATGGGTATTATTCCATTGATTTTGAAGACTTTGAAGAAAAAGCAAAAGATGAAAATACAAAAATGTTTATTTTATGTAATCCTCATAACCCAACAGGAAGAATTTTTAAAACGGAGGAACTGAAAAAAATATCGCAAATCTGTGCCGATCATAATGTTCTTATTGTTGCTGATGAAATTCATGGGGATTTAATAAGACGGGAACAAACCTTTGTTCCGATTGCAAAGGTGGCAGAACAAAATGATCATATTATTACGTTCACAGCTATAAATAAAACATTTAATTTGGCTGGACTCCATACAACCAATGTGGTCATTTCAAATCCAGAACTTCGAAAAACGTTCAGTAACCATATCGATATCAAGTCACCTACCCCTTTTGCCATTTCAGCTCTTATAGCTGCTTATAATGAAGGAGAAGACTGGTTGGAACAATTATTAGATTATTTAGATGGAACGATGGAATGGGTTGTTCAATTTTTAGCTGAAAAGATGCCTAAAGTTAAAGTTCGGATTCCAGAAGGAACGTATGTCATGTGGATGGATTTTAGTGGATATGGGATTTCTCCGAAGGAAGTTCATGATCGGATTTACAACCGTGCCAATGTTTTATTACAAGACGGTCGGATGTTTGGAGATGAAGGTAGAGATTTTCAACGAATCTGTATCCCTTCGCCTAGACCAATGATTCAAGAGGCTTTCGAAAGGATCGTTAGGGAATTTGAAGATCTTCAATAA
- a CDS encoding sulfite exporter TauE/SafE family protein → MKRLLVFAFIGFLAQLIDGALGMAYGVTSSSLLLTFGIAPAVASASVHLSEVVTTAASGVSHVKFGNVDKKLVYQLIIPGSIGAFLGATFLSNIPGELARPYVSIFLLLLGIYVLVRFLFNFKPVVENKTMNVPKKQSIPLGFFAGFMDATGGGGWGPIATPVLMSKKGMSARKVVGTVDTSEFAIAVSASLGFFISLGWSQVNWLWVSALIIGGVVAAPIAAWLVQKLHPQLMGVLVGGFIILVNSRTLFTTWIDNSSIYPYLYVSIFVGWFAAIAFTVSKLYRVSAKGIKQTRRI, encoded by the coding sequence GTGAAAAGGTTGTTGGTTTTTGCGTTTATTGGCTTTTTAGCTCAGTTGATCGATGGTGCATTAGGAATGGCATATGGAGTTACATCCTCTTCATTATTACTCACATTCGGGATTGCTCCAGCCGTTGCCTCAGCTTCTGTTCATTTATCTGAAGTTGTGACAACCGCGGCATCAGGTGTATCCCATGTGAAATTCGGTAATGTAGATAAAAAATTAGTTTATCAACTCATTATCCCAGGTTCAATTGGTGCATTTTTGGGAGCTACTTTCCTAAGTAATATTCCAGGAGAATTAGCTAGACCCTATGTATCTATTTTTCTTTTATTATTAGGAATCTATGTTTTAGTACGATTTTTATTTAATTTTAAGCCTGTGGTAGAAAATAAAACGATGAATGTGCCTAAAAAACAATCGATTCCGTTAGGTTTTTTTGCAGGGTTTATGGATGCTACGGGCGGAGGTGGATGGGGACCAATTGCAACACCTGTATTAATGAGTAAAAAAGGGATGAGTGCAAGGAAAGTAGTCGGAACAGTTGACACCAGTGAGTTTGCGATTGCCGTATCCGCTTCTTTAGGATTCTTTATCTCGCTTGGGTGGTCACAAGTCAATTGGCTATGGGTGTCTGCTCTCATCATTGGTGGTGTGGTCGCAGCTCCGATTGCCGCATGGCTTGTCCAAAAACTACATCCCCAGTTAATGGGTGTTTTAGTCGGTGGTTTTATAATCTTAGTTAATTCAAGGACTTTATTTACTACATGGATCGATAACTCCTCAATCTATCCTTATCTATATGTATCCATTTTTGTAGGCTGGTTTGCAGCCATTGCCTTTACAGTTAGTAAATTGTATCGTGTTTCTGCGAAAGGGATTAAACAGACCAGACGAATATGA
- a CDS encoding metal-dependent hydrolase, translating to MNGTAHAAVGAAAGFIVANTYQTDLPTSILLIGIGGISGLIPDLDVDGKLRNKITLSHKVIKYAAQLISILLILYSFLRGVGSEKWMGIAVGVIMFLLSSFIKQRHMLVITGGGVIIGGFSLHESWLILLGIYMIIASFVSHRSYTHSILGIIFYGFIAVRFEESLGINGVYYACLAGYISHLVFDMKVFPFNKRGIKLFLPFTSKEI from the coding sequence ATGAACGGAACCGCACATGCTGCAGTTGGAGCTGCTGCCGGATTTATTGTCGCAAATACATACCAAACAGACCTACCTACTTCCATTTTACTTATAGGGATTGGGGGAATTTCAGGGCTTATTCCAGACTTAGATGTAGACGGAAAGCTCAGAAATAAAATCACTTTGTCCCATAAAGTCATAAAATATGCAGCACAACTGATTAGCATTTTGTTAATACTATATAGTTTTTTAAGGGGAGTTGGTTCTGAGAAATGGATGGGCATAGCTGTGGGTGTGATCATGTTTCTGCTAAGCTCATTTATTAAACAAAGACATATGCTAGTCATTACAGGTGGGGGAGTAATCATTGGTGGGTTTTCATTACATGAAAGTTGGTTAATCCTTCTTGGTATCTATATGATTATCGCCTCGTTTGTTTCTCATCGTAGCTATACTCATTCCATATTAGGGATCATTTTCTATGGATTCATTGCCGTTAGATTTGAAGAGTCTCTTGGTATCAATGGCGTTTACTATGCTTGCCTAGCTGGCTATATTAGTCATTTAGTGTTTGATATGAAAGTATTCCCATTCAACAAACGCGGCATCAAATTATTTTTGCCCTTCACCTCTAAAGAAATATAA
- a CDS encoding assimilatory sulfite reductase (NADPH) flavoprotein subunit produces MQLQVMNSPFNQEQADLLNRLLPTLTETQKIWLCGFLASAKVESPAASLSAVALETKAAPVQQNVVQQAISKDLTILYGSQTGNAQGIAEKAKKTLEGQGFKVTVASMSDFKPNNLKKLQNILIVVSTHGEGEPPDNAITFHEFLHGKRAPKLDGLRYSVLSLGDSSYEFFCQTGKDFDKRLEELGGNRIYPRVDCDLDFDEPAASWVDGVIQSYLGAGEENSASELTSTENVAAALVGSEIEYTRNNPFYAEVFENINLNGRGSNKETRHLEISLEGSGINYQPGDALGIIPTNDLELVGELLKELAWNPDESVVVDKDGQNLSFKESLTSYFEITLLTKGLVEKAAQLSTNKDFQELIQDESKLKEYVNGRDLLDLVRDFGTWGNSPQEFVSVLRKIPTRLYSIASSIEANPEEVHLTVGVVNYEAHGRERKGVCSNLAAALESGDKVPVYVHRNPNFRLPENPDAPIIMVGPGTGVAPFRAFMQEREEIGTTGKSWMFFGDQHFVTDFLYQTEWQSWLKDGVLTKMDVAFSRDTDQKVYVQHRMLEHSKELYEWLQEGAYFYVCGDKDHMAKDVQNTLIEIIEKEGNLTRDQAEEYLANLRQEKRYLRDIY; encoded by the coding sequence GTGCAACTTCAAGTAATGAACAGTCCGTTTAATCAAGAACAGGCAGATCTTTTAAATCGTTTACTGCCAACCTTGACAGAAACACAAAAAATTTGGCTTTGCGGATTTTTAGCTTCAGCGAAAGTAGAATCCCCTGCTGCATCCCTTTCTGCGGTTGCTTTAGAAACAAAAGCGGCTCCAGTCCAGCAGAACGTAGTTCAACAAGCAATTTCAAAAGACTTAACCATTTTATATGGTTCACAAACTGGTAATGCACAAGGCATTGCAGAAAAAGCAAAAAAGACATTAGAAGGTCAAGGCTTTAAGGTTACTGTGGCATCCATGAGCGATTTCAAACCAAACAATTTGAAAAAGCTTCAAAATATTTTGATTGTCGTTAGTACGCACGGAGAAGGGGAGCCACCAGATAATGCAATAACTTTCCATGAATTTCTTCATGGTAAACGTGCACCAAAACTTGATGGGTTGCGTTATTCCGTCCTATCTCTAGGCGATAGTTCTTATGAATTTTTCTGTCAAACAGGAAAAGACTTCGATAAGCGACTTGAAGAACTAGGGGGAAATCGAATATATCCACGTGTTGATTGTGATCTTGACTTTGATGAGCCGGCAGCTAGTTGGGTAGATGGAGTGATCCAATCCTATCTGGGAGCGGGAGAAGAGAATTCCGCTTCTGAATTGACATCAACAGAAAACGTTGCAGCAGCTTTAGTTGGTTCAGAAATTGAATATACTCGAAATAATCCTTTTTACGCGGAAGTATTTGAAAATATTAATCTCAATGGTCGGGGTTCAAATAAGGAAACTCGTCATCTTGAAATTTCGCTTGAAGGGTCTGGTATTAACTATCAACCAGGTGATGCCCTTGGAATTATCCCAACGAATGATCTTGAACTAGTTGGTGAGCTTCTAAAGGAATTGGCATGGAATCCAGATGAAAGTGTAGTCGTTGATAAAGATGGTCAGAATTTATCTTTTAAAGAATCACTTACATCTTATTTTGAAATTACATTGTTGACAAAGGGGCTAGTGGAGAAGGCAGCTCAACTTTCAACAAACAAGGATTTTCAAGAATTAATTCAGGATGAAAGTAAATTAAAAGAATACGTGAATGGCAGAGATTTGCTTGATTTAGTCCGTGATTTTGGAACGTGGGGAAATTCTCCGCAAGAGTTTGTTTCGGTTCTTAGAAAAATTCCAACTCGTTTATACTCCATTGCAAGTAGTATAGAGGCAAATCCAGAAGAAGTTCATTTAACGGTGGGTGTGGTAAATTATGAGGCCCACGGTCGTGAACGTAAAGGAGTTTGCTCTAACTTAGCGGCAGCACTCGAGTCTGGAGATAAAGTTCCTGTCTATGTTCATCGCAATCCTAACTTTAGGTTGCCGGAAAATCCGGATGCACCAATTATAATGGTTGGACCTGGAACGGGTGTTGCCCCTTTCCGTGCGTTTATGCAAGAACGTGAAGAAATAGGCACAACAGGAAAGTCTTGGATGTTCTTCGGTGATCAACATTTCGTAACTGATTTTCTGTACCAAACCGAATGGCAAAGTTGGTTAAAAGATGGCGTTCTAACGAAAATGGATGTTGCTTTCTCGCGTGATACCGATCAAAAAGTGTATGTGCAGCATCGCATGCTCGAACATAGCAAGGAGTTATATGAATGGCTTCAAGAAGGTGCTTATTTCTATGTTTGTGGAGATAAGGACCATATGGCAAAAGATGTCCAAAATACATTAATTGAGATTATTGAAAAAGAAGGCAATTTAACTCGTGATCAAGCGGAAGAGTACCTAGCAAACTTAAGACAAGAAAAGCGTTATTTACGAGATATATATTAA
- a CDS encoding amino acid ABC transporter ATP-binding protein: MDTVIEVQHLSKSFGPREVLRDIDFSVKKGEVVCIIGSSGSGKSTLLRCINLLEKPSGGQIIYHGENILDDQHDANAYRTKLGMVFQQFNLFNNHNVLNNCVVGQVKVLKRSKEEAEKIAMKYLKVVGMDQFINAKPKQLSGGQKQRVAIARALSMEPDVMLFDEPTSALDPEMVEEVLKVMKELVQSGLTMLIVTHEMEFAKEVSDRVVFMDKGVIAEEGTPQQIFENPIQERTREFLKRTLKHI, translated from the coding sequence ATGGATACGGTAATAGAGGTACAACATCTAAGCAAATCTTTTGGTCCGCGTGAAGTGTTAAGGGACATTGATTTTTCTGTTAAAAAAGGAGAAGTTGTCTGCATCATCGGTTCCTCTGGTTCTGGTAAATCAACTCTTCTTCGCTGTATTAATTTATTGGAGAAGCCCAGTGGTGGTCAAATCATTTATCATGGTGAAAATATTTTAGATGATCAACATGATGCGAATGCTTACCGAACAAAGTTAGGAATGGTGTTTCAGCAGTTTAACTTATTCAACAATCATAATGTTTTAAATAATTGTGTCGTTGGGCAAGTGAAAGTATTAAAACGCTCAAAAGAAGAGGCTGAGAAGATTGCGATGAAGTATTTAAAAGTCGTGGGCATGGATCAATTTATTAACGCTAAGCCTAAACAGTTATCAGGTGGTCAAAAGCAGCGTGTTGCAATAGCCCGAGCTTTATCAATGGAACCAGATGTCATGTTGTTTGATGAACCGACTTCTGCACTTGACCCAGAAATGGTTGAAGAAGTATTAAAAGTCATGAAAGAGTTGGTACAGTCAGGACTTACGATGTTAATTGTGACTCATGAAATGGAATTTGCCAAGGAAGTATCAGACCGTGTTGTGTTTATGGATAAAGGAGTAATTGCTGAGGAAGGAACACCTCAGCAGATTTTTGAGAATCCTATACAGGAACGGACGAGAGAATTTCTGAAACGGACATTAAAACATATTTAA
- a CDS encoding HAD family hydrolase has product MDYKIVFLDIDGTILMPDHTYTESTKEAIGQLKDQGIEVFIATGRPIHEIKELAEELKVTSFIGYNGALAIHNNKPVVDEPMKRSLVLKLLETARELHSEMLLYTSGKNYFTNLEHPDLQNFADTFQFKNNYLLTDEVLDQILGISIINVKPSEIAHFEIDDTLRLSEINVEGIEDAVDVIRTHVNKGEAIKKILHRLNINREQSIAFGDGMNDKEMIEVVGEGFAMGNSHPDLFQYAKHTTTSVSDSGIYNGLKKLGIVN; this is encoded by the coding sequence ATGGATTACAAAATTGTGTTTTTGGATATAGATGGAACGATATTAATGCCTGACCATACATACACAGAGTCAACGAAAGAAGCGATTGGCCAACTAAAAGATCAAGGGATAGAGGTATTTATTGCAACAGGAAGACCTATTCATGAAATAAAAGAGTTAGCAGAAGAATTAAAGGTTACCTCCTTTATTGGTTATAATGGAGCGCTAGCCATACATAACAATAAACCAGTCGTTGATGAACCAATGAAACGAAGTCTTGTACTTAAGTTATTAGAAACTGCTAGGGAACTTCATAGTGAAATGCTTTTATATACTTCTGGGAAAAATTACTTTACGAATCTGGAACATCCAGATCTTCAGAACTTTGCTGATACGTTTCAATTCAAAAATAACTATTTATTAACGGATGAGGTATTAGATCAAATATTAGGGATATCGATTATAAATGTGAAGCCGTCTGAAATCGCTCATTTTGAAATCGATGATACGCTGCGTTTATCGGAAATCAATGTAGAAGGGATTGAGGATGCGGTTGACGTGATTCGTACCCATGTAAATAAAGGAGAGGCAATAAAGAAAATATTGCATCGATTAAATATAAACAGAGAGCAATCAATTGCATTTGGAGATGGAATGAATGATAAGGAAATGATCGAGGTAGTAGGTGAAGGGTTTGCTATGGGCAATTCGCATCCCGACCTATTTCAGTATGCTAAACATACGACAACAAGTGTAAGCGATTCAGGTATTTATAACGGCTTGAAAAAATTAGGAATAGTTAACTGA
- the cysI gene encoding assimilatory sulfite reductase (NADPH) hemoprotein subunit gives MVTKILTAPEGPPSDVERIKEESDYLRGTLKESMEEKLSSGIPDDDNRLMKHHGSYLQDDRDLRNERQKQKLEPAYQFMLRVRLPGGVATSEQWLTLDELADTYGNGTLKLTTRETWQMHGILKWNMKNAIQALDKAMLDTIAACGDVNRNVMCSSNPHQSEVHAEIYEWSKKISEHLLPRSRAYYEIWLDEERVAGTPEEVEPIYGHLYLPRKFKIGIAVPPNNEIDVFSQDLGFIAIIEDEKLIGFNVTIGGGMGSTHGDKATYPQLGKVIGFVTPDQILDLSEKVITIQRDYGNRSVRKYARFKYTVDRLGLENVKEELERRLGWKLDEAKPFHFDTNNDRYGWVEGSEGKWNFTLYIQNGRIADFDDYKLKTGLREIAKVHTGEFRMTGNQNVMIANVSSQEKKQIEAIIEQYGLTDGAHYSAIRRSSLACVALPTCGLAMAEAERYLPSLLDKIEEIIDETGLRDKEINIRMTGCPNGCARPGLGEIGFIGKAPGKYNMYLGAAHNGTRLNKMYRENIGEEEILKELKVILPRYAKEREEGEHFGDYVIRAGIIKATTDGTNFHD, from the coding sequence ATGGTGACTAAAATTTTAACAGCCCCTGAAGGCCCACCAAGTGATGTTGAACGAATAAAGGAAGAAAGTGATTATTTACGCGGCACGTTAAAAGAATCAATGGAAGAGAAACTAAGCTCAGGAATTCCAGATGATGACAATCGTTTAATGAAGCACCATGGCAGCTATTTACAGGATGATCGTGATCTTCGTAATGAGCGTCAAAAACAAAAATTAGAACCAGCCTATCAATTCATGTTACGTGTTCGTCTCCCTGGAGGAGTAGCTACTTCAGAGCAATGGCTAACTTTAGATGAGCTAGCTGATACTTACGGAAACGGAACATTGAAATTAACAACACGTGAAACTTGGCAGATGCACGGGATTCTCAAATGGAATATGAAAAATGCAATCCAAGCTTTAGATAAGGCGATGCTTGATACTATCGCTGCTTGTGGGGATGTGAACCGTAACGTCATGTGTTCATCAAACCCACATCAATCGGAAGTACACGCAGAAATCTATGAATGGTCAAAGAAAATAAGTGAACATTTATTGCCTCGTTCAAGAGCGTATTATGAAATTTGGCTTGATGAAGAAAGAGTAGCAGGAACACCTGAAGAAGTTGAACCTATCTATGGACATCTTTATTTACCGCGTAAATTCAAAATTGGAATTGCTGTTCCACCAAATAATGAAATTGATGTTTTTTCACAGGATTTGGGTTTTATTGCGATTATTGAGGATGAAAAGTTAATTGGCTTTAATGTGACAATTGGTGGTGGAATGGGAAGCACTCATGGCGATAAAGCGACATATCCACAACTTGGAAAAGTCATTGGCTTTGTTACACCAGATCAAATTCTCGATCTTTCTGAAAAGGTTATTACGATTCAGCGGGATTATGGAAACCGCTCTGTTCGTAAATATGCTCGTTTCAAATACACCGTTGACCGTCTTGGTCTTGAAAATGTGAAAGAAGAATTAGAGCGCCGCTTAGGTTGGAAATTAGATGAAGCAAAACCATTTCATTTTGACACGAATAATGATCGTTATGGCTGGGTAGAAGGATCAGAAGGCAAATGGAATTTCACGTTATATATTCAAAACGGTCGTATAGCTGACTTTGATGATTACAAGTTAAAAACAGGATTGAGAGAAATTGCTAAGGTTCATACAGGCGAATTCCGTATGACTGGAAATCAAAATGTGATGATTGCAAATGTCTCTAGTCAGGAAAAGAAACAAATCGAAGCGATTATTGAACAATACGGATTAACGGATGGCGCACATTATAGTGCAATTCGTCGCAGTTCTTTAGCTTGTGTTGCTTTGCCAACCTGTGGATTAGCCATGGCTGAAGCGGAGAGATATTTACCATCTCTTCTTGATAAAATTGAAGAAATTATTGATGAAACAGGACTTCGCGATAAGGAAATTAATATTCGTATGACTGGTTGTCCAAATGGATGTGCCCGTCCAGGTTTAGGAGAAATTGGATTTATTGGTAAAGCCCCTGGTAAATATAACATGTACTTAGGTGCAGCTCATAATGGCACACGTCTCAATAAAATGTATCGTGAAAATATCGGAGAAGAAGAGATCCTAAAGGAATTGAAAGTGATTCTTCCGCGATATGCAAAAGAACGTGAAGAAGGCGAACATTTTGGAGACTATGTTATACGAGCTGGTATCATAAAAGCAACGACAGACGGTACAAATTTCCATGATTAA
- a CDS encoding amino acid ABC transporter permease, with translation MSFEWLVTIVTENWPMFLRGAGMTLLISIIGTVVGSIIGLLVGVIRTIPLPEKGTKRRFLKVINALLSIYIEFFRGTPMIVQAMVIYYGSAMAFGMDLDRTIAAIFIVSINTGAYMSEIVRGGIVSIDKGQFEAAQAIGMNHFQTMINVVLPQAIRNILPATGNEFVINIKDTSVLNVISVSELFFQTKSIAGNNFRYFESFFVASVLYLIMTFTVTRILRYVERKMDGPDNYDMIMMGNQMQVETPDDIAKKQGHHR, from the coding sequence ATGAGTTTTGAGTGGTTAGTTACTATCGTAACAGAAAACTGGCCAATGTTCTTGCGTGGGGCAGGAATGACACTTCTAATATCGATCATTGGTACAGTAGTTGGGTCGATCATAGGGTTGTTAGTGGGAGTAATACGAACCATTCCATTACCAGAAAAAGGGACAAAAAGAAGGTTCTTAAAAGTGATTAATGCACTCCTATCAATCTATATAGAATTTTTCCGTGGCACCCCAATGATTGTACAAGCAATGGTTATCTATTATGGGTCGGCAATGGCGTTTGGGATGGATTTGGATCGTACGATTGCAGCCATCTTCATTGTTTCGATTAATACAGGAGCATATATGTCTGAAATTGTCCGTGGTGGGATTGTTTCCATTGATAAAGGTCAATTTGAAGCCGCGCAAGCCATTGGTATGAATCATTTTCAAACAATGATCAATGTCGTGTTACCACAGGCAATCCGTAATATTCTACCAGCAACAGGGAATGAATTTGTCATCAATATTAAAGATACATCTGTATTAAATGTGATCTCTGTGTCTGAACTGTTTTTCCAAACAAAATCAATTGCCGGAAACAATTTCCGTTATTTTGAATCCTTCTTTGTAGCGAGTGTCCTCTATTTAATTATGACATTTACGGTCACTAGGATTTTACGATACGTTGAGAGAAAAATGGACGGTCCAGATAATTACGATATGATTATGATGGGAAATCAAATGCAAGTGGAAACACCGGATGATATTGCCAAAAAACAGGGACATCACCGATAA
- a CDS encoding transporter substrate-binding domain-containing protein has translation MKGKLLLFVAMALTAMILLAACGSDNSTENGKGSTGGDNTFKVGLEAGYPPFNWTQMDGSNDAVKIEGQAEYAGGYDVEIAKKIADGLGKELVIVKTEWDGLVPALTSGKIDAIIAGMSPTAERKKTIDFTDNYYKSDLVMVVKKGGKYENATSIQDFKGAKISAQLNTFHYSVIDQIEGVQKQPAMDNFTAMRVALESGVIDGYVSERPEAVSASAANENYAMVEFTEGFQTSDDDTAIAVGVEKGSELTDKINEILAGISEEEQTQIMDRAILNQPAAK, from the coding sequence ATGAAAGGAAAATTACTTTTATTTGTTGCAATGGCTTTGACAGCTATGATTCTATTAGCTGCATGTGGCTCAGATAACTCTACAGAAAATGGGAAAGGTTCAACTGGTGGGGACAATACATTTAAAGTAGGTCTTGAAGCGGGGTATCCTCCATTTAACTGGACGCAAATGGACGGTTCAAATGATGCTGTGAAAATTGAAGGTCAAGCAGAATATGCCGGTGGATATGATGTTGAAATTGCTAAGAAAATAGCTGACGGTTTAGGAAAAGAATTAGTGATTGTCAAAACAGAATGGGATGGACTTGTACCAGCTTTAACATCTGGTAAAATAGATGCGATTATTGCGGGGATGTCACCAACTGCTGAACGCAAGAAAACCATTGATTTCACGGATAATTATTATAAATCCGATCTTGTTATGGTTGTTAAAAAAGGTGGAAAATATGAAAATGCCACATCAATCCAAGACTTTAAAGGTGCGAAAATTTCAGCTCAATTAAATACGTTCCATTATTCGGTTATTGATCAAATTGAAGGGGTACAAAAACAACCAGCAATGGATAACTTTACAGCTATGAGGGTTGCTCTTGAGTCAGGAGTTATTGATGGATATGTTTCTGAACGTCCAGAAGCAGTAAGTGCCTCTGCGGCAAATGAAAACTACGCGATGGTTGAATTTACAGAAGGCTTCCAAACATCTGATGATGATACTGCTATAGCGGTTGGAGTTGAAAAAGGCAGTGAGTTAACAGACAAGATCAATGAAATCCTCGCTGGAATTTCAGAGGAAGAACAAACTCAAATTATGGATCGAGCCATTCTAAATCAACCTGCAGCAAAATAA